The Paenibacillus amylolyticus genome contains the following window.
AAAGAAGATTTCGCTAAAGCAGCTACAACTCGCTTCGGTTCCGGCTGGGCTTGGCTCGTAGTTGGCAAAGATGGCAAGTTGTCCATCACTAGCACACCTAACCAAGACAGCCCGCTCTTCGAAGGTCTGACTCCGGTTCTGGGTCTGGATGTATGGGAGCACGCTTACTACCTGAAATATCAAAACAAACGTCCTGATTACATCGGAGCTTTCTGGAATGTAATCAACTGGGATGAAGTGAACAAACGTTACGCTTCTGCAAAATAAGACTGTTTGCATGCAACAGTTAACATAAAAGAGAGCCTGATTCGGTCATCATGACCGTGATCAGGCTCTCTTTTGCTATCGCAATCGGTGTAGCTATAGTTATTGTTATTGTTATTGTTATCGTTATTGTTATTGTTATGGTTATGGTTATGGTTATGGTTATGGTTATAGATAATGGATGTTTTTTCTAACGAACCAAGGACACGCTATTGCTCCATATTTCATCGTATTCCGAACCTAACGAATCTCAGAGCCGCTATTTCCCAATCTAAGGGCTTTGATGCGCACTTTTGGGTTAATCCGGCTATGATAACGTCACTCAAGTTCTTTAGAATTTATAACTGTAGTTTTAACCACATGATAAGACCTCTGGAGTTCGTTAGCTCCCCCATTTAATCATTCACTTGATCATACGCACCGGCAAAATAACTGCTGATCAGCTTCAGGAATATGTTCGGGAATGCCATCTTGTCCATGTCTTCAGGACCGATCCAGCGGTAGGTCAAGCCATCGCCTTTACCTGTCAATATCGGAGTGCTCAGCGCTAGGTCACTCCCATCAGATGGTGCCAACATCTCTCCATCGTTAAGCGATGTTGAGATGATGTTCTGCGCATCAGGCGTGCCTGGCTGCGATGAATGTGTTGTCTCTGACTCAGGTGACACAGCGGATGATGAGGCTGTGGCCTTCCCTGTTGCAGCCTGTGCCTCGTAGGCGGCTCTGGCTTCCGCTGCGATCAGCGGAAGCTCACTGCTCTGGTCCTGCTCGGTACACTTGTACACCTGCAGGCTCCAGACAATGTGGCTGAATACATGCTCCGCATGGGTAGCCAGCCCTTCCGGGCGGGCAGCGAAGCCTTCCGCCCACAGACTGCCGGCCAGCAATGCCATGGCCGGCTCATCCGCCAGCGGCGCCGCCTTCTTGCTGGCTGCGGCGGGCGCCGCCAGCACATGCGGCAGCTCCCACATCCGGGCAAGCAGGCCCGTCTCTGGGCGCTGGCGCACAAGCACTTGGCCGCGATGCTCACCGCGGCCCTCCACAATCGCGACCAGCCGCTGCTCAGGACGCGGCGGCTTCGCCTTGGTCTTGACCGGCAGCGTAAGCTCTCTTCCGGCGATGCGGCCGGAACATTGCTCCATGACCGGGCAAGTCAGGCAGTGCGGCGCTTTGGGTGTACACACCAGCGCACCAAGCTCCATCAGCGCCTGATTGAAATCACGCGCTCGCCCTTCCGGAATGAGCTCTCCTGCGAGCTCTTCCATCAACACCCGGGTGCTGCCCTTCATAATGTCCTCATCGATGAGGAAGTATCGGGACAGGACCCGCATGACATTGCCATCTACCGCAGGCTGCGGCTGGTTGAAGGCAATGCTGAGAATGGCCCCGGCAGTGTACGGGCCGACCCCTTTTAATGCAAAGACAGCCTGCTTGTCCTGAGGCATCTCGCCTCCGTGCAGCTCCATAACTTGTCTCGCGGCTGCCTGAAGATTACGTGCACGGGAGTAATAGCCGAGTCCCTCCCAATTTTTTAGAACATCCTCCTCCGGTGCTTCCGCAAGTGCTCTCACGGTCGGGAAATTCCCAATAAAACGATTGAAATACGGAATGACCGTATCCACCCGGGTCTGCTGAAGCATAATTTCCGAAACCCAGGTGAAATATGGATTGTTGTGGCGACGCCACGGCAAATCCCGTCGGTTGATCATATACCAGTCCAGCAAATTCACGCTGAAATGTTGTTTCTGTTCCTGTAAACCCATAAGCCCTTCCTCTCCTATTGCCAAGCTAGCTACTTTTTCCATCTGTTCCACAATCGCAAAGGCCGCTGCCAATTCGGTCTGATGCGTAATACTCAAATGAATATCATATTGCTTATCGTATGGCAGCTGCAGACGTTCCCAGGCTTGACTGGACAGCGAAGCCACTGGGCGGCCTGTCCCATCTGGAAGCACTTCAATGTCATTGAAGCCCATGACACCACCAATCCCGCAGCCAAATGCCTTGGATACCGCCTCTTTTGCAGCAAATCGGCCGGACACAAACTCCGTCATCCGCTTCCCGCGTTGAAACGCAATCTCCTGCTCTGCTGGCGTTAAAATGCGTTTCAGAAAAGCTTCCGCATGGCGACCGGACAGTAGCTTCCGCATACGTCCAATCTCCAGCACATCATTGCCAATGCCATATATCATCAACGCTTCACCCGCTTAATCTTTTATACTGTAAAGGTAGTTCAAAAAAAGTCCGCTTTTGATTACGAAGGATGACTAACCATCTTCTCGTACTGAAAACCGCTCTTTTTGAACATGCATTGTATAAGATCTCCATTCAATCACATGATCGGCAACGAATCCGAACACGTATTCTATTGTAGCAGGAGGGGCGCACAGAAGCGAGTACCTATCCGCATTACCATATATGCTAAAATATGAATTAGGAATCGTCTGAAATTCTGAGGAGGTCTAGATCATGCCCATAACTTTTGAATTGCCCACTGACGTAGAAGCTATCATTCGCGGGACTTTTTCCCTGCACAACAACCCGCTCAAGGCGTCATCATTCTGTCCCACGGATACAAAGGCTTCAAAGACTGGGGCATGTTCCCCTATGCAGCTTCACAGCTAAGCCAGACGCATCATGTATTGACCTTTAATTTCTCTCACAACGGTATTGGCGAATATCCGGAGCAATTCTCTGAACTTGAAAAGTTCGCAGTGAATACGTACAGTCGGGAGCTTGCCGATCTGGCTCTGGTACTGGAACATGTGGCTACACAGCCTGAATTCACCGGACTTCCTGTATACCTGGTTGGTCATAGCCGCGGTGCGGGCGTCAGTCTCGTCTATGCACTGGATCATCCCGAACAGGTGGCAGGTGTCATCTCCTGGAATGGCGTAACCAATCTGGATCTCTTCACTGCGGAGCAAAAAGAAGAGATGCGTACCCATGGCCGCAGCCATGTCGTTAACGGACGTACAGGTCAGCAGATGCCACTGGACGTGTCTATACTCGAGGACTTGGACAAGCATAGCGAACGTTACGCTATTATTGACCGCTTGGCTTCTTCAACTTTGCGAGTCGCACTCATTCAGGGAACAGAAGATCCCCAGCGTCTGCGGGACGGTTCTGCCGCACTTGTGCAAGCACGCCCTGATATCCCGTGGCACCAGATTAATGAGGGTAACCACACCTTCAACACCGTTCACCCATTTGAGGAAACCACTCCGCAACTGGAACAAGCCATCACCCAGACCCTGCAACAGATCAAAGACTGGAGTAACTAACTCATCTTTGCCACTAGGAGTGCCCAGAATTTCGGATTTTCCCATTCCACATAACAAAAAGAGTCACTGCCCGAGCAGTGACTCTTTTTGCATTCCCTAATATAACAAATAGGCTCATTCATCCGTATTAGATACCCGGAATGGCATTACGTTTGTGATGTGTACGCGTATAGAACGCTTCGAGGCGCTCTTGTGCAGCTGGGTCAATCTGTTTGCCTTCGAGATAGTCGCTGTTCGCTTCATACGAAATTCCCAGCTCATCTTCGTCCGTCTGACCTTCCCATAGCCCTGCAGATGGTGCCTTGTCCAAAATAGCCTGTGGCACATTCAGATATGCTGCCAGCTGGCGTACCTGACGTTTGTTCAGCGTGCTCAGTGGCGTGATATCCACAGCGCCATCGCCCCATTTGGTGTAGAAGCCCGTGATGGCTTCGGATGCATGATCCGTACCTACAACAAGCAGGTTTTCTTCAAACGAAAGCGCATATTGCATTACCATACGAGTTCTCGCCTTAACGTTACCTTTGCCTTGGTGAGTCATATGGCGTGGGCTGCCAAGGATTTGAAACCTTGCTCCACTTCCAGTGCAATTTCATTCACCGCATCTTCAATATTCGTCTCCACAACATGCTTCAGGTCGTATGCTTTTGCTACAGCATAGCTATGGTCGATATCGGATTGTTCACCGTAAGGTTGGAATACCCCCAGTGTTTTGTACTCCTGGTTGTTTTCTTGTGTGAGCTCGTCCGTCGCTTTTTTGCAAAGCGCCGTAGCCACTGCACTGTCAATACCGCCGCTGATCGCAATCAGCAAGCCCTTGGCACCTGCATTTTTCACATACGTTTTCAGAAAATCAACACGCTTGCGTACTTCCTCTTCTTCATTAATGCTTGGTTTAACCTTCAATTCAGCGATGATCTGTTGTTGCAAACTCATCGTTCACACACCCCGTTTCTAAATTAATGAAAGTTGATGTCCATCTTGAAAGGTCCGAATGGTTCAATAACCTTATCTATCCAAAATGAAACGCCCCGGCATCGGTGATCCGAAGGGCGGGGCGTTCTATGGAGCGAATTAACGGCAATAACGTTCAAATGCATTGGTCAGATCAGCCGCAATTTCCTCTGCAGAACGGTCTTCCACTTGATGACGCTCGATAAAGTGAACGAGTTCTCCGTCTTTCATCAGAGCAATGGACGGTGAAGATGGCGGATACGGTGCAAAGAATTCACGAGCTTTTGCAGTTGCTTCCTTGTCCTGACCAGCAAATACGGTGTACAGGTGATCCGGTGTAATATCGTGCTGAAGGGCTTGGGACACACCCGGACGGCATTGACCTGCGGCACATCCGCACACAGAGTTAATGACAACCAGTGCTGTTCCTTTTGCATCCGGCAGACTTGCTTCCACTTCTTCAGGAGTACGCAACTCCTGGATTCCTAGACGAGTTAACTCATCCCGCATGGGTTGAACCATATCTTTCATGTATTGATCAAATGACATCGACATTCGGTTTCACTCCTTATAAATGGTTGTTCTATGATCTTGATCGAATTTAAAGGCAAATAACTTCCAAAACAACGTTACATTCATATCGAACATTATGGATGTAATGATGTGCTATTCCTATTATACATCCATAAGCAATGAAAGCAAGGTTCAGAAACCGCCTGCGGAAAGGCTTCTTCCATAATATTATGTCTCAAGGTCTGGCAAAATATGCTGATATGGCTAACGTTCAAATGCCACTTTGAAGGTGGTACCCGGCCTTCCTCCGATTCCACAGTAATGGTTCCGTTATGTCGTTCCACAATACTCAGGCACATGGACAATCCAAGTCCGGTTCCCTTGGCTTTTGTCGTGTAAAACGGTTCAAACAGCTTTTCCTTTTTCACTCTCGGTATACCCGGTCCTGTATCACGTACACACAATTCCACCTTATCATCCACGATCCGCGTCTCCAGCGTAAGCACACCCTTCTCATTCATGGCTTCCATCCCGTTACGGGCAAGGTTCAACACCACCTGTTTGATTTCCTTTGAATTGAGATGCAGCTTCGGCACATTATGGTCAAGCATGAGTTCAATACTCTGACCACGCAGGTTCGCATCCGCCCATAACAATGGACTGAGTTCATGGATGATATCGTGCAGCTGGGATTCCTCTTTCTCGGCAATGCGATTCTGAGCCAGGGACAAGAAATCATTAATGATACTGTTGGCCCGGTCCAACTCTTCCAGAACGATCCGGTAATAATGATCCAGGGAGTCGGGACTCTTTTCCTGCATAAGTTGAAGAAAGCCCCTTACAACCGCCATTGGATTGCGCACCTCATGCGTGATGCTTGCGGCCATCTGACCCACCAGACTGAGGCGATCCACATTATCCAGTTCACTTCGCAGCATCTCAAGCTCCGTGATATCCTGAATGATCAGCATGGCACCTGTAACTTCTCTAGAAGTCTCTGTTGGAAAGGCATAGATCGGTACGGTTCGGGACTGAAATACGTGCGCACCGTAACGAACGGTCAATCCACTAATCTCACCATGAACAACAGCTTTACGAATGCTTTTGTCCATCTTGTCCGCCTGACCTTGTTCAACAAACTGACTGGCAGGCTGTCCAATGAGATCAGGCGTGGTGGTACAGGGAAGCTGCTCTCTTGCGGTTTGCTCCATCATTTCATTGACAAACATCACTGTGCCTTGTTTATCCACGGTAGCAATGGCAAGCGGCACTGCGTTCAGAATCTGATGAAGTTTCTCCGTCTCGGCTATGTATCGGTGGTGAACTTCCGAGAGATGCTGCTCCAGCCCGCGATAGTGTTTCATCCGTTCCAGCCA
Protein-coding sequences here:
- a CDS encoding BrxA/BrxB family bacilliredoxin, with the translated sequence MSMSFDQYMKDMVQPMRDELTRLGIQELRTPEEVEASLPDAKGTALVVINSVCGCAAGQCRPGVSQALQHDITPDHLYTVFAGQDKEATAKAREFFAPYPPSSPSIALMKDGELVHFIERHQVEDRSAEEIAADLTNAFERYCR
- a CDS encoding ATP-binding protein; its protein translation is MVALKDMLLQVLLAGSAVFLIPLFRLVLSKRDIARMEHAGTVYTSFAVTSIASMLLCLLFALHASPAAAPISLSIVPVILVILYCKSAIGVTLSVLHILFYFLFAHPYELYGFLLHTGILLYPIVWLSAKRFKHNTPSRKMAILIILITMELVVTSLLWIVSLQNESTYSATYMILTAFGYTAGAIITGSLSLLWLERMKHYRGLEQHLSEVHHRYIAETEKLHQILNAVPLAIATVDKQGTVMFVNEMMEQTAREQLPCTTTPDLIGQPASQFVEQGQADKMDKSIRKAVVHGEISGLTVRYGAHVFQSRTVPIYAFPTETSREVTGAMLIIQDITELEMLRSELDNVDRLSLVGQMAASITHEVRNPMAVVRGFLQLMQEKSPDSLDHYYRIVLEELDRANSIINDFLSLAQNRIAEKEESQLHDIIHELSPLLWADANLRGQSIELMLDHNVPKLHLNSKEIKQVVLNLARNGMEAMNEKGVLTLETRIVDDKVELCVRDTGPGIPRVKKEKLFEPFYTTKAKGTGLGLSMCLSIVERHNGTITVESEEGRVPPSKWHLNVSHISIFCQTLRHNIMEEAFPQAVSEPCFHCLWMYNRNSTSLHP
- the mutY gene encoding A/G-specific adenine glycosylase yields the protein MGLQEQKQHFSVNLLDWYMINRRDLPWRRHNNPYFTWVSEIMLQQTRVDTVIPYFNRFIGNFPTVRALAEAPEEDVLKNWEGLGYYSRARNLQAAARQVMELHGGEMPQDKQAVFALKGVGPYTAGAILSIAFNQPQPAVDGNVMRVLSRYFLIDEDIMKGSTRVLMEELAGELIPEGRARDFNQALMELGALVCTPKAPHCLTCPVMEQCSGRIAGRELTLPVKTKAKPPRPEQRLVAIVEGRGEHRGQVLVRQRPETGLLARMWELPHVLAAPAAASKKAAPLADEPAMALLAGSLWAEGFAARPEGLATHAEHVFSHIVWSLQVYKCTEQDQSSELPLIAAEARAAYEAQAATGKATASSSAVSPESETTHSSQPGTPDAQNIISTSLNDGEMLAPSDGSDLALSTPILTGKGDGLTYRWIGPEDMDKMAFPNIFLKLISSYFAGAYDQVND